In Anaeromusa acidaminophila DSM 3853, a single window of DNA contains:
- a CDS encoding L-lactate permease, with the protein MTWIQTYDPLGNIVVSALVAAIPLFIILFMLGVQRAKGHVAAAFGLTSAVLVAIFAWGMPAGYAINSVLYGAAFGIFPIVWIVVTAIWVYNMTVESGEFEIIKNSLASITDDRRLQALFIAFAFGSFIEGTAGFGTPVAITAAMLTGLGFNPIYAAGICLIANTAPVAFGAIGIPVVVAAQVANLDLMHVSQVVGRQLPFLSILVPLWLCVTMAGWKRAMEVLPALIVAGVCFAGTQFFTSNYVNAYLPDITSAVVTIVGLLIFLKIWKPATIWKFPDEKQTGEGKVELQYSMGEVLRAWAPYLILALLVFLWADDKFIGLKKVLVNIDKQMPWFALQWPGLHNMVIKAAPVVAKNTPYGAIYTVNLLSAAGTAIFFSGLLSLLIIPNYGLGRAMSCLARTTKQLVFPICTIAMILGLAYIMNFSGMSSTMGLAFTKTGTLFPFFSPILGWLGVFLTGSDTSANALFGSMQRTAAEQIGVDPYLTVAANSSGGVCGKMISPQSISVATAATGMVGHEGDIFRFTVGHSIAMLIFMSVLTYLQAYSLHWMLP; encoded by the coding sequence ATGACATGGATTCAGACATACGATCCTCTTGGTAATATTGTTGTCTCTGCTTTAGTAGCGGCTATTCCTCTTTTTATCATTCTCTTTATGTTGGGTGTACAGAGGGCCAAAGGGCATGTGGCGGCTGCGTTTGGCTTAACCTCGGCGGTGCTTGTTGCTATCTTTGCCTGGGGCATGCCTGCAGGCTATGCAATTAATTCTGTATTGTATGGGGCGGCATTTGGTATCTTTCCGATCGTCTGGATTGTTGTAACTGCTATTTGGGTGTACAACATGACCGTGGAGTCCGGTGAATTCGAAATTATTAAAAATTCGTTGGCTTCCATTACTGATGATCGGCGTTTACAGGCCTTATTCATTGCCTTTGCATTTGGGTCCTTTATTGAAGGCACTGCTGGCTTTGGTACTCCGGTAGCTATCACGGCAGCCATGTTGACCGGTTTGGGGTTTAATCCCATCTATGCAGCCGGTATTTGTCTGATTGCCAATACGGCGCCGGTAGCTTTCGGCGCAATCGGGATTCCGGTGGTTGTAGCGGCTCAAGTTGCCAACTTGGATCTGATGCATGTCAGTCAGGTTGTTGGACGCCAGTTGCCGTTCCTGTCCATCTTAGTTCCCTTATGGCTGTGCGTGACTATGGCTGGCTGGAAGCGGGCTATGGAAGTTTTGCCGGCTTTGATTGTAGCTGGCGTTTGCTTCGCAGGCACCCAGTTTTTTACCTCTAACTATGTAAATGCATATCTGCCGGACATTACCTCGGCAGTTGTGACCATTGTCGGTCTCTTAATATTCCTGAAAATCTGGAAACCGGCTACGATCTGGAAATTCCCTGATGAAAAACAAACTGGTGAAGGGAAAGTTGAGCTGCAATACAGCATGGGCGAAGTGCTACGCGCTTGGGCGCCTTACTTGATTTTGGCTCTCTTAGTGTTCTTGTGGGCGGATGATAAGTTTATCGGCCTGAAGAAGGTTCTTGTGAATATCGACAAACAGATGCCATGGTTTGCGCTGCAGTGGCCTGGTTTGCACAACATGGTTATCAAGGCTGCGCCGGTTGTAGCTAAAAATACTCCTTACGGCGCTATTTACACAGTGAATCTTCTGTCAGCGGCAGGTACGGCTATTTTCTTCTCCGGTTTGCTGTCCTTGCTGATCATCCCCAATTATGGCTTGGGACGCGCTATGAGTTGCTTGGCTCGTACCACAAAACAATTGGTTTTCCCGATTTGCACCATTGCTATGATTCTCGGTTTAGCGTATATTATGAACTTCTCGGGCATGAGCTCTACAATGGGCCTTGCTTTCACGAAAACAGGGACGCTCTTCCCATTCTTCTCGCCGATTCTTGGCTGGTTGGGCGTATTCTTGACTGGCTCGGATACGTCGGCGAATGCGCTATTCGGCAGCATGCAGCGTACCGCTGCCGAACAAATTGGCGTAGATCCTTACTTGACGGTAGCTGCTAACTCTTCCGGCGGCGTTTGTGGTAAAATGATTTCTCCCCAAAGTATTTCCGTTGCTACTGCTGCTACCGGTATGGTCGGTCACGAAGGCGATATCTTCCGCTTTACTGTGGGACATAGTATTGCGATGTTGATCTTTATGTCTGTGTTGACGTACTTGCAGGCGTATAGTTTGCATTGGATGCTACCTTAA
- a CDS encoding twin-arginine translocase TatA/TatE family subunit — protein sequence MFSFSMPELVLILVIALVVFGPGKLPDVGKALGRSLQEFRKATTVASEETKPEESKTIDVKAVEKEQQAPEKK from the coding sequence ATGTTCAGCTTTAGTATGCCTGAACTGGTTTTGATTTTGGTGATTGCTTTGGTGGTTTTTGGACCAGGGAAATTACCGGATGTTGGTAAAGCCTTGGGACGGAGTTTGCAGGAATTTCGTAAAGCAACTACTGTGGCAAGCGAAGAAACAAAACCGGAAGAGTCTAAAACCATTGACGTGAAAGCCGTGGAGAAGGAACAACAGGCACCGGAGAAAAAGTGA
- the tatC gene encoding twin-arginine translocase subunit TatC: MSTDDKKREEDSQPAVINTEPEPVEPPSGEDEMSLVGHLEELRRRILIVLAAVAVGSGACYFYAEQLVAMITAPAGKLYYLNPMEAFFAYLKVSVFAGFLLALPIVLYQVWAFVVPALTQKERKMLLVLLPSSVLLFFVGILFSYFLVLPAATQFFMGFATETLTPMFSLGQYLSFFVSMLLPFGFVFELPLFVIVLAKMGIITSAFLRAKRKVVLVGSFIVGAIISPTPDVFTQSMIAIPIILLYEASLWVVRYILRR; the protein is encoded by the coding sequence ATGTCCACAGATGATAAAAAACGTGAAGAGGATTCCCAGCCTGCCGTGATCAATACGGAGCCGGAGCCGGTGGAACCGCCGTCTGGCGAAGATGAGATGTCTCTAGTGGGCCATTTGGAAGAATTACGCCGACGGATTTTAATCGTTCTGGCTGCGGTGGCTGTAGGTTCCGGCGCTTGTTATTTTTATGCCGAACAACTGGTGGCCATGATTACGGCGCCAGCGGGGAAATTATATTATTTGAATCCGATGGAAGCCTTTTTTGCTTATTTGAAGGTTTCCGTATTTGCCGGCTTTTTGCTGGCTTTACCTATTGTTTTATACCAGGTATGGGCTTTTGTCGTACCGGCGTTAACACAGAAGGAACGCAAGATGCTGCTGGTGCTGCTTCCTTCTTCTGTGCTGCTGTTTTTTGTCGGTATTTTGTTTTCTTATTTTCTTGTATTACCAGCGGCTACCCAGTTTTTTATGGGCTTTGCCACGGAAACGCTAACACCAATGTTTTCGTTAGGCCAATATCTATCTTTTTTTGTTTCGATGTTATTGCCATTCGGCTTTGTGTTTGAATTACCGTTATTTGTAATTGTTTTAGCAAAAATGGGCATTATTACATCTGCTTTTTTACGTGCGAAACGCAAAGTGGTTTTGGTAGGTTCTTTTATTGTGGGGGCGATTATTTCGCCGACACCGGACGTGTTTACTCAGTCAATGATTGCCATTCCCATTATTCTGCTTTATGAGGCAAGTTTGTGGGTGGTGCGTTATATACTGCGCCGCTGA
- a CDS encoding menaquinone biosynthesis decarboxylase, with translation MAYNDLREFIRDLEQRGLLKRIQTEVDCDLEITEITDRVSKMTGEKNVALLFENVKGHTAPVLMNAFGSMERMALALGAEKLDDIAEDIAEIFRLPHISLQNKLDLLKLIPKAKSAINFPKYVKTGPCKEVIIKDAPTLEAFPILQCWPDDAGKFITLPLVFTKNPRNGKRNVGMYRMQVFDGQTTGMHWHIHKNGAENFRAHQELGKDRIEVAVAIGADPVLTYCATAPLPKDIDEMVFAGFLRKKAVELVKCETVDLEVPAHAEIILEGYVLLDELRREGPFGDHTGYYSLADEYPVFHITCITHRKNPIYPATIVGKPPMEDCYMAKATERIFLPVLKSQLPEIVDINLPLAGVFHNCAMISIKKSFPQHAKKVMHAVWGMGQMMFTKMVIIVDEHVNVQDEQEVWWRVFNNIDARRDIVMVDGPLDVLDHSSPMPNWGTKVGIDATKTWPSEGYSREWPDEIVMSEEVKKRVDAKWKELNLE, from the coding sequence GTGGCCTATAATGATTTACGGGAATTCATTCGTGATCTGGAGCAGCGGGGACTTTTAAAGCGCATTCAGACCGAAGTGGATTGTGATTTGGAGATTACGGAAATAACTGATCGCGTTTCTAAGATGACCGGGGAAAAGAATGTAGCGTTGCTCTTTGAAAATGTTAAAGGGCATACTGCGCCGGTCTTGATGAATGCTTTTGGCAGTATGGAGCGCATGGCTTTAGCGTTGGGAGCGGAAAAACTTGACGATATTGCCGAGGATATTGCGGAAATTTTTCGATTGCCTCATATTTCTTTGCAAAACAAGCTTGATTTATTAAAGCTGATTCCGAAAGCGAAAAGCGCCATCAATTTTCCGAAGTATGTAAAAACAGGCCCCTGTAAAGAAGTCATTATTAAAGATGCGCCGACGTTGGAAGCGTTTCCTATTTTGCAATGTTGGCCAGACGATGCTGGTAAATTTATTACGTTGCCGTTGGTTTTTACCAAAAATCCTCGCAATGGCAAGCGCAATGTAGGCATGTACCGCATGCAGGTGTTTGACGGTCAGACGACAGGCATGCATTGGCATATTCATAAAAATGGCGCTGAAAATTTCCGGGCTCACCAGGAATTGGGCAAAGACCGCATTGAGGTGGCCGTAGCCATTGGAGCGGATCCGGTACTGACGTATTGCGCAACGGCTCCCTTGCCGAAGGATATCGATGAAATGGTATTTGCCGGCTTTTTGCGCAAAAAAGCCGTGGAACTGGTAAAATGTGAGACTGTAGACTTAGAAGTGCCGGCGCATGCGGAAATTATCCTGGAAGGCTACGTGCTGCTGGATGAGCTGCGCCGCGAAGGGCCTTTTGGAGACCACACGGGCTATTATTCACTGGCTGACGAATATCCTGTATTTCATATTACCTGCATTACCCATCGGAAGAATCCCATCTATCCGGCGACGATTGTAGGCAAACCTCCCATGGAGGACTGCTATATGGCCAAGGCGACAGAACGAATTTTCCTGCCTGTATTGAAGTCGCAGCTCCCGGAGATTGTGGATATCAATCTGCCTTTGGCAGGGGTGTTCCACAATTGCGCCATGATTTCCATTAAGAAGAGCTTCCCGCAGCACGCTAAGAAGGTAATGCACGCTGTCTGGGGCATGGGGCAGATGATGTTTACCAAGATGGTGATCATTGTGGATGAGCATGTTAATGTCCAAGATGAGCAGGAGGTTTGGTGGCGCGTATTTAACAATATTGACGCTCGGCGCGATATTGTGATGGTGGACGGGCCGCTGGACGTGTTGGATCATTCGTCTCCTATGCCGAATTGGGGGACTAAGGTTGGCATTGACGCTACCAAGACCTGGCCTTCGGAAGGGTACAGCCGCGAATGGCCGGATGAAATTGTTATGTCAGAAGAGGTAAAAAAACGAGTTGATGCGAAATGGAAGGAATTGAATCTTGAGTAA
- a CDS encoding UbiA-like polyprenyltransferase, with amino-acid sequence MSKIKAHMDNIALSHSVFALPFAYMGLVLASGGWPSGSDLLWVTVAMVGARSAALALNNLIDLKYDRLHPRFKARPMVTGAVKPWEAVLLIAVSLAVFFFAASHLHPICIPLAPVAVIPFTLYPYMKRISWTCHLVLGLALSIAPIGAWMAVKGELTAAIVILGLAVAIWIAAFDVIYGSQDVLFDGRQRLHSMPLRFGLRRALFFAKLMHGLSILCFLLAGALFSLAWPYYIGVACAAAVLVYQHRLVEPDDLSRVTQAYFMRNGLVSILVFIFTLISLYM; translated from the coding sequence TTGAGTAAGATAAAAGCGCACATGGATAACATTGCCTTGTCGCACTCGGTATTCGCGCTGCCTTTCGCTTACATGGGATTGGTCTTGGCCTCGGGAGGCTGGCCTTCAGGCAGCGATCTTTTGTGGGTGACCGTCGCCATGGTGGGCGCCCGCAGTGCGGCATTGGCTTTGAACAACTTGATTGATCTAAAGTATGATCGCCTGCATCCGCGCTTTAAGGCTCGGCCAATGGTAACCGGCGCGGTGAAGCCTTGGGAAGCGGTATTGTTGATTGCGGTCAGTCTGGCGGTGTTCTTTTTTGCCGCCAGTCATTTGCATCCGATTTGCATTCCTTTAGCGCCGGTAGCGGTGATTCCGTTTACTCTGTATCCTTATATGAAGCGTATTTCCTGGACCTGTCATTTGGTGTTGGGACTGGCTCTTTCGATTGCGCCTATTGGCGCTTGGATGGCGGTAAAGGGCGAACTGACTGCGGCAATTGTGATTTTAGGCTTGGCGGTAGCAATTTGGATTGCCGCCTTTGATGTGATTTACGGCAGCCAGGATGTGCTTTTTGATGGACGGCAGCGTCTGCATTCCATGCCGCTGCGCTTTGGCTTGCGGAGGGCGCTATTTTTTGCCAAGCTGATGCATGGACTAAGTATTTTGTGCTTTCTTCTTGCGGGAGCGCTATTTTCTTTAGCCTGGCCCTATTACATAGGAGTGGCTTGCGCCGCAGCGGTGTTGGTATACCAGCATCGGCTGGTGGAACCGGATGATTTAAGTCGGGTGACGCAAGCGTATTTTATGCGTAATGGTCTGGTGAGTATTTTGGTGTTTATTTTCACGCTCATAAGTCTTTATATGTAG
- the folD gene encoding bifunctional methylenetetrahydrofolate dehydrogenase/methenyltetrahydrofolate cyclohydrolase FolD has translation MTARVLSGKEFALQIKEEVRRDAAALLEKTGVIPGLTVVLVGEDAASQVYVNNKHKACLELGIRSDIVRLPGTASKEELLAVIELLNQDKTVHGILVQLPLPKALRAVEQEVLLAIDPAKDVDGFHPLNAGRLAVGDEHLVPCTPAGCVKMLEMAGVEIQGKHAVVIGRSNIVGKPMAQLLLARNATVTICHSRTKDLAAMARQADILVAAVGKTHFVTADMVKSGAVVIDVGINRLPNGKLAGDVDFEKVQQVAGAITPVPGGVGLLTIAMLLANTVKAAQLAAQ, from the coding sequence ATGACCGCTCGTGTTTTGTCAGGCAAAGAATTTGCCCTGCAGATTAAAGAAGAAGTACGGCGGGATGCGGCGGCGCTGCTGGAAAAGACCGGTGTGATTCCTGGCTTGACAGTAGTGTTGGTTGGTGAGGATGCGGCATCCCAGGTATATGTGAACAACAAGCATAAGGCTTGTTTAGAGCTTGGCATTCGTTCGGATATTGTGCGTTTGCCGGGAACAGCAAGCAAGGAAGAATTACTTGCTGTTATTGAACTCTTGAATCAAGATAAGACAGTGCATGGAATTTTAGTGCAGCTACCTTTGCCGAAAGCGCTGCGAGCAGTAGAACAGGAAGTATTGCTGGCTATCGATCCGGCCAAGGATGTCGATGGTTTTCACCCGCTTAATGCGGGGCGGCTAGCGGTGGGAGACGAGCATCTCGTACCGTGTACGCCTGCTGGCTGTGTGAAAATGCTGGAGATGGCTGGGGTGGAAATTCAAGGTAAGCATGCCGTCGTTATTGGACGTAGCAACATTGTAGGGAAACCAATGGCGCAATTGCTGTTGGCCCGGAATGCCACGGTAACCATCTGCCATTCCCGCACGAAGGATTTGGCGGCTATGGCTCGTCAAGCGGACATTTTGGTAGCCGCTGTGGGTAAAACGCATTTTGTTACGGCAGACATGGTGAAGAGCGGCGCTGTAGTGATCGACGTAGGCATCAACCGTCTGCCAAACGGCAAGTTGGCGGGAGATGTTGATTTTGAGAAGGTGCAGCAAGTTGCAGGAGCTATTACGCCTGTGCCTGGCGGCGTAGGATTGTTGACGATTGCTATGCTGCTGGCCAATACGGTGAAGGCGGCGCAGTTGGCGGCACAGTAA
- a CDS encoding formate--tetrahydrofolate ligase: MKSDVEIAQEAIMKPIAEVAQHLGIPEEGLELYGRYKAKLSREAWEAVQNRPDGKLVLVTAINPTPAGEGKTTTTVGLGDALKRLGHKVAIALREPSLGPCFGIKGGAAGGGYAQVVPMEDINLHFTGDFHAITSAHNLLAAVLDNHIHQGNELNIDPRRITWRRVLDLNDRALRSVICGLGGKVHGVPRESGFDITVASEMMAILCLASDLEDMKERIGRIIVGYTYDNKPVTAAQLNVTGALTLLFKDAIKPNMVQTLEHTPAFVHGGPFANIAHGCNSVMATKYALKLADVVVTEAGFGADLGAEKFLDIKCRFAGLRPSATVIVATVRALKMHGGVAKEELGQENLTALEAGMANLTKHIENMKKYGLPTVVAINAFPTDTTAELARVEECCKKLGAEVALSEVWAKGGAGGEELAKKVLAACEQPSNFKLLYDAAQPIKEKIAAIAKEIYGAADVNYTAAADKAIAELNALGYDKTPICMAKTQYSLSDDMRKLGRPEGFTITVREVRVAAGAGFLVALTGDIMTMPGLPKRPAAERMDIDVKGRISGLF, encoded by the coding sequence GTGAAGAGTGATGTGGAAATTGCCCAAGAGGCAATTATGAAACCTATCGCAGAAGTAGCGCAGCATCTGGGGATTCCCGAAGAAGGGCTGGAGTTGTACGGGCGTTATAAAGCCAAGTTGTCCAGAGAAGCTTGGGAAGCGGTACAAAATCGTCCTGATGGCAAATTGGTGTTGGTGACAGCCATCAATCCGACTCCGGCTGGAGAAGGGAAAACTACGACAACCGTTGGCCTGGGAGATGCTTTGAAGCGTTTGGGTCATAAGGTGGCCATCGCTTTGCGCGAGCCGTCGTTGGGGCCTTGTTTCGGAATTAAAGGCGGCGCCGCTGGCGGCGGTTATGCCCAGGTTGTGCCGATGGAAGACATTAACCTGCATTTTACCGGTGATTTTCACGCCATTACTTCAGCGCATAACCTGTTGGCAGCTGTTCTTGACAACCATATTCATCAAGGTAATGAGCTGAATATTGACCCGCGGCGCATTACTTGGCGGCGCGTGCTGGATTTAAATGATCGGGCGCTGCGCAGCGTGATTTGCGGCCTTGGGGGCAAGGTCCACGGCGTGCCGCGTGAAAGCGGTTTTGACATTACCGTGGCTTCGGAGATGATGGCTATCTTGTGTTTAGCCAGCGATCTGGAGGACATGAAGGAACGTATTGGCCGGATTATTGTGGGATATACGTACGATAATAAGCCGGTCACAGCAGCGCAGCTTAACGTGACCGGTGCGCTGACGCTATTGTTCAAGGACGCCATTAAACCAAACATGGTACAGACGCTGGAACATACACCTGCTTTTGTACATGGCGGTCCCTTTGCCAATATTGCTCATGGCTGCAATAGCGTGATGGCGACGAAATACGCCTTGAAGCTGGCGGATGTAGTGGTAACGGAAGCTGGTTTTGGCGCCGATTTGGGGGCCGAAAAGTTTTTGGATATCAAGTGCCGCTTTGCCGGCCTGCGTCCAAGCGCCACAGTTATTGTGGCGACTGTACGAGCCCTCAAAATGCATGGCGGCGTGGCGAAAGAAGAACTGGGCCAAGAAAACCTAACGGCTTTGGAAGCCGGCATGGCCAACTTGACGAAGCATATTGAAAACATGAAAAAATACGGTCTGCCGACGGTGGTAGCCATTAATGCGTTCCCGACGGATACGACGGCGGAATTAGCCAGAGTGGAAGAATGCTGCAAAAAGCTGGGCGCTGAAGTGGCTTTATCCGAGGTTTGGGCTAAAGGCGGCGCTGGCGGCGAAGAGCTGGCCAAGAAAGTATTGGCAGCCTGCGAACAGCCTAGCAACTTCAAACTGCTTTATGATGCAGCGCAGCCGATTAAAGAAAAAATTGCCGCCATTGCCAAAGAAATCTATGGAGCGGCGGATGTAAACTATACAGCGGCGGCGGATAAGGCCATTGCCGAGCTGAATGCACTGGGCTATGATAAGACCCCGATTTGCATGGCGAAGACCCAGTATTCTTTGTCTGACGATATGCGCAAGCTGGGACGGCCGGAAGGCTTTACTATTACCGTACGGGAAGTGCGCGTGGCCGCTGGGGCTGGCTTTTTGGTGGCCCTCACCGGCGACATCATGACCATGCCGGGGCTGCCAAAGCGTCCGGCGGCGGAACGCATGGATATCGATGTGAAGGGCCGCATCAGCGGTTTGTTCTAA
- a CDS encoding sulfide/dihydroorotate dehydrogenase-like FAD/NAD-binding protein — MYQIVRKESLSADVKLFEVAAPRIAKKAQPGQFVIVRVDEEGERIPLTIADFNREAGTIVLIFQEVGASTRLMGQLEQGQSLHDLVGPLGQKTHIEKLGTVICVGGGIGVAPVYPIARGMKQAGNEVISIIGARNKDLLIYEKEMAAVSDELVVTTDDGSYGEAGRVTGPLQRLLESGKKIDLVMAIGPVIMMKSVAETTRSFGVPTVVSLNPVMVDGTGMCGGCRVSLGDEVKFACVDGPEFDAHKVDFDALMSRQRMYKSQEARHTEHSCGGHGHHEGGQCQCHSR, encoded by the coding sequence ATGTACCAGATTGTACGTAAAGAAAGTCTGTCTGCTGACGTCAAGCTTTTTGAAGTTGCGGCGCCGCGCATTGCCAAGAAAGCGCAGCCTGGGCAATTTGTCATTGTCCGTGTGGACGAAGAAGGGGAGCGCATTCCTCTGACGATTGCCGATTTTAACCGCGAAGCCGGCACGATTGTGCTGATTTTTCAAGAAGTGGGCGCTAGCACCCGACTGATGGGACAATTAGAGCAGGGCCAGAGCCTGCATGATTTAGTAGGGCCTTTGGGACAAAAAACACATATCGAAAAGCTGGGGACGGTTATTTGCGTAGGCGGCGGTATTGGCGTAGCGCCTGTATATCCCATTGCCAGGGGGATGAAACAAGCTGGGAACGAAGTGATTTCCATCATTGGCGCTCGCAACAAGGATCTCTTGATTTATGAAAAAGAAATGGCTGCGGTCAGTGATGAATTGGTGGTCACTACGGATGACGGCTCTTATGGCGAAGCTGGCCGTGTAACAGGTCCCTTGCAGCGGCTCTTGGAGTCCGGCAAGAAAATTGACTTGGTTATGGCTATCGGACCCGTCATTATGATGAAAAGCGTAGCGGAAACCACTCGTTCCTTTGGCGTGCCGACGGTTGTCAGCCTCAATCCAGTTATGGTCGACGGCACTGGCATGTGCGGCGGCTGCCGTGTGTCCCTAGGGGATGAAGTTAAATTTGCCTGTGTAGACGGACCGGAATTTGACGCCCATAAGGTTGATTTTGACGCGCTCATGTCCAGACAACGCATGTATAAGAGCCAGGAAGCTCGCCATACAGAACACAGCTGCGGCGGCCACGGTCATCATGAAGGAGGGCAATGCCAATGTCACTCTCGCTGA
- the gltA gene encoding NADPH-dependent glutamate synthase has translation MSLSLKKTPMPEQDAIERGRNFKEVTLGYSEEQALTEAARCLQCKTAPCRQGCPVGVDIPGFIGKLKTGDVVGAREVLKEYNGLPAVCGRVCPQEEQCEKYCVLAKKGEAVGIGRLERYTADTVRSQDEPQEETAAADAQKVAVIGSGPAGLTAAGEMAKRGYKVTVFEALHRPGGVLVYGIPEFRLPKEEVVQAEIDALRKLGVDIEVNVVIGQTYTIDELMEEEGFEAVFIATGAGLPHFMGIPGEQYNGVYSANEFLTRCNLMKAYRFPECATPIHVGRRVAVVGGGNVAMDAARTALRLGAEKVYIVYRRSEAELPARLEEVHHAKEEGIDFQLLNNPVEILGDAEGWVRQLRCIRMTLGEPDASGRRRPEAVPGSEFELDVDTVIMAIGQGPNPLVQQTTKGLEVNRRGNIVADAETGATSREGVFAGGDVVTGAATVILAMGAGKKAAAAMDEYLKSKRK, from the coding sequence ATGTCACTCTCGCTGAAAAAAACGCCTATGCCGGAACAAGACGCCATAGAGCGCGGCCGCAACTTCAAAGAAGTGACGTTGGGGTATTCTGAAGAACAGGCCTTGACCGAAGCGGCGCGCTGTTTGCAGTGCAAAACCGCTCCTTGTCGTCAGGGATGTCCGGTGGGAGTCGATATTCCCGGATTTATCGGCAAGCTGAAAACCGGCGACGTTGTTGGGGCCAGGGAAGTGCTGAAAGAATATAATGGTTTGCCAGCTGTTTGCGGCCGCGTCTGCCCGCAGGAAGAACAGTGCGAAAAGTACTGCGTCTTGGCGAAAAAAGGCGAGGCTGTTGGTATTGGCCGTTTGGAACGCTATACGGCTGACACGGTACGCAGCCAGGATGAACCGCAAGAAGAGACGGCTGCGGCTGACGCTCAGAAAGTCGCTGTCATCGGTTCAGGACCGGCGGGCTTGACCGCTGCTGGCGAAATGGCCAAGCGCGGCTATAAGGTGACGGTATTTGAAGCCTTGCACCGTCCGGGAGGCGTGCTGGTGTATGGCATTCCAGAATTTCGCCTGCCTAAAGAAGAAGTGGTTCAAGCAGAAATTGACGCCTTGCGGAAACTGGGCGTGGATATTGAAGTCAATGTCGTTATCGGCCAGACTTATACTATTGACGAGCTGATGGAAGAAGAGGGCTTTGAAGCTGTGTTTATTGCTACTGGCGCAGGGCTGCCTCATTTTATGGGTATTCCCGGAGAACAGTACAATGGCGTTTATTCGGCTAATGAGTTTTTGACCCGCTGCAATTTGATGAAAGCCTACCGTTTTCCCGAATGCGCTACCCCCATTCACGTGGGACGCCGCGTCGCCGTTGTCGGCGGCGGCAATGTAGCCATGGACGCCGCTCGTACGGCGCTGCGCCTGGGAGCGGAGAAGGTTTATATCGTCTATCGCCGTTCCGAAGCCGAACTGCCGGCGCGTTTGGAAGAAGTGCATCATGCCAAAGAAGAAGGCATTGATTTTCAGCTTCTCAACAATCCGGTGGAAATCTTGGGCGATGCTGAAGGCTGGGTACGCCAATTGCGTTGCATCCGCATGACTTTGGGCGAGCCGGACGCCTCAGGACGCAGACGTCCGGAAGCGGTACCAGGTTCGGAGTTTGAGCTGGATGTAGATACGGTGATCATGGCCATCGGCCAGGGCCCGAATCCGCTGGTGCAGCAGACAACCAAAGGTCTGGAAGTCAACCGCCGCGGTAATATTGTAGCTGACGCGGAAACCGGCGCTACCAGCCGCGAAGGCGTTTTTGCCGGTGGTGACGTTGTCACCGGCGCTGCGACAGTTATTTTGGCCATGGGGGCCGGCAAAAAAGCCGCCGCCGCCATGGATGAGTATCTGAAAAGCAAACGCAAATAA